One Paraburkholderia agricolaris DNA segment encodes these proteins:
- a CDS encoding transporter substrate-binding domain-containing protein produces the protein MTVRIAYIEEPPFGWTGQDHAPTGADIELADVVLRAIGVSSIEHCLTTFDELLPGVQEGRWDMNVPLFVTAERAVCVAFSVPVWSIGDGFLLHRGNPKALTSYEAVAARSDARLGIIAGQVQFDSAKSAGVLDSQIVLFKDQPTAISALRAGQIDAYASTAVGNRVLAGSADNAALEAVAHDRSSDGCVPVGAFSFSKSNHGLVQAVNQRLGEYLGSSDHRARMEKYGLTHTEIDGVVMN, from the coding sequence ATGACGGTGAGAATTGCATACATTGAGGAGCCACCTTTCGGCTGGACCGGCCAGGACCATGCTCCGACAGGCGCGGACATCGAACTGGCCGACGTGGTGCTTCGGGCTATCGGTGTATCCAGTATCGAACATTGTCTGACCACGTTCGACGAGCTTCTGCCCGGCGTGCAGGAAGGCCGCTGGGATATGAACGTGCCATTGTTCGTGACGGCTGAACGCGCGGTATGCGTCGCCTTCAGTGTGCCGGTCTGGTCGATAGGCGATGGATTCCTGCTTCATCGCGGTAATCCGAAAGCGCTTACGAGCTACGAGGCCGTGGCGGCGCGGAGCGATGCACGGCTAGGCATAATTGCTGGACAGGTCCAGTTCGACTCAGCGAAGTCGGCGGGCGTGCTCGATAGTCAGATCGTCCTGTTCAAGGACCAGCCGACGGCAATAAGTGCTCTTCGCGCTGGACAGATCGATGCTTATGCCAGCACCGCGGTTGGCAATCGTGTGCTTGCAGGAAGCGCGGATAACGCGGCGTTGGAAGCAGTTGCGCACGACAGGAGCAGCGATGGATGTGTTCCTGTCGGCGCGTTCTCGTTTAGCAAATCCAATCACGGTCTTGTTCAGGCGGTGAACCAGCGATTAGGAGAGTATCTCGGTTCGAGCGACCATCGTGCCCGTATGGAAAAGTATGGCCTTACGCATACGGAGATTGATGGTGTGGTCATGAATTAA
- a CDS encoding FAD-dependent oxidoreductase: protein MTEHAVVIAGGGPTGLMLAGELALAGVDVAIVERRPNQELAGSRAGGLLSRTLEIFDQRGIVDRFLAEDK, encoded by the coding sequence ATGACAGAACATGCAGTCGTGATTGCCGGAGGGGGCCCAACGGGCCTGATGCTAGCCGGCGAGTTGGCGTTGGCGGGCGTCGACGTAGCCATTGTCGAACGCCGTCCGAACCAGGAACTTGCCGGTTCGCGTGCCGGTGGTCTGCTTTCACGCACGCTCGAGATTTTCGATCAGCGCGGCATCGTCGACCGGTTCCTCGCGGAGGACAAATAG
- a CDS encoding FAD-dependent monooxygenase, with product MSDFPTRHNYGLALRQKHIERILAGWVSELAVPIYRGRELMGFTQDDTGVTIELSDGASLRARYLVGCDGGRSLVRKTAGIEFPGWDATTSSILAEAEMTQEPPLGVHRTALGMHAFGREEYEIRDGKVVFATEGPIGVMVTEKSVGVRGEPTLDDLREALIAICGTDYGIHSPTWISRFTDMSRQATAYRKGRVLLAGDAAHVHSPVGGKGLNIGVQDAVNLGWKLAQVVKETSPESLLDTYHAERHPVAARVLRTTMAQVALQRTDERTEALREVVLELLGIEEARKRIAAEMSGLGIHYDLGEGHPLLGRRMPDLDLVTPDGPMRIFTLLHNARPVLLNLDAPGSFDITPWSDRTKLVYAKYDGAWQLPALGSVSAPTAVLIRPDGYVAWVGDGTQDGLHEAMNTWFGP from the coding sequence ATCAGCGATTTTCCGACCCGGCACAATTATGGGCTGGCGCTAAGGCAAAAGCATATTGAGCGCATTCTCGCTGGTTGGGTCAGCGAGTTGGCGGTGCCGATTTATCGCGGCCGCGAATTAATGGGTTTCACGCAGGACGATACCGGCGTCACCATCGAACTGTCCGATGGTGCATCGCTGCGGGCACGCTATCTCGTCGGGTGCGACGGAGGCCGCAGTCTGGTCCGCAAGACTGCCGGTATTGAGTTTCCAGGTTGGGATGCGACGACCAGCAGTATTCTGGCCGAGGCCGAGATGACGCAGGAGCCGCCATTGGGCGTCCATCGCACAGCACTTGGTATGCATGCCTTCGGTAGGGAAGAGTACGAAATTCGCGACGGCAAAGTAGTCTTTGCCACGGAAGGTCCCATAGGCGTCATGGTGACGGAAAAGAGTGTCGGCGTGAGGGGCGAGCCGACGCTGGACGATCTCCGCGAAGCGCTCATTGCCATATGTGGAACAGATTACGGCATCCATAGCCCAACCTGGATTTCCAGGTTCACCGATATGTCGCGGCAGGCGACGGCTTACCGAAAGGGCCGGGTTCTGCTGGCTGGCGATGCCGCACATGTGCATTCTCCGGTAGGCGGAAAAGGCCTCAATATTGGTGTGCAGGACGCCGTGAATCTGGGTTGGAAGTTGGCCCAGGTGGTGAAAGAAACATCGCCGGAAAGTTTGCTCGACACCTATCACGCTGAGCGGCATCCGGTTGCGGCCCGCGTGTTGCGCACGACAATGGCACAAGTTGCATTGCAGCGTACTGATGAGCGCACTGAAGCCTTGCGTGAAGTTGTATTGGAGCTGCTTGGCATCGAGGAAGCTCGCAAACGGATCGCCGCCGAGATGTCCGGCCTGGGGATCCATTACGACCTCGGCGAGGGACATCCATTGCTCGGCCGCCGCATGCCCGACCTCGATCTGGTCACGCCTGATGGTCCTATGCGTATCTTTACGCTCCTCCACAATGCGCGGCCCGTGCTCTTGAATCTCGACGCGCCTGGCAGCTTCGACATCACGCCATGGTCAGACCGCACTAAGCTGGTTTATGCAAAATACGACGGGGCATGGCAACTGCCTGCGCTAGGCTCAGTCTCCGCTCCCACCGCAGTATTAATCCGGCCTGATGGATATGTGGCGTGGGTGGGCGACGGAACGCAGGATGGTCTGCACGAGGCGATGAACACCTGGTTCGGACCGTGA
- a CDS encoding bleomycin resistance protein produces the protein MPNLENLKKQAKQYLRWHREGYYPVAAQIRSLLPSYRDLTDQQVMASNFQLSDAQDLIARKLTFESWEALRREVQSMTGTDSKPSARSVLLDAEPQLFITDFKTSSDFYTKKLGFTVAFAYGDPPFYGLVVRDGARLALRWVHTSVIPSELRDSEDLLSASVTLDDAKPLYLEYEAAGVTFHQALRTEPWGARTFIVRDPDGNLILFAGKA, from the coding sequence ATGCCCAATCTCGAAAACCTGAAGAAGCAAGCGAAGCAATATCTCCGCTGGCATCGTGAGGGATATTATCCAGTCGCCGCGCAAATCCGGTCCCTGTTGCCAAGCTACCGGGATTTGACGGATCAACAGGTGATGGCAAGTAATTTCCAATTAAGCGACGCTCAGGACCTGATCGCGCGGAAATTGACGTTCGAGAGTTGGGAGGCGCTTCGAAGAGAGGTGCAATCCATGACTGGCACTGATTCAAAACCGTCCGCCCGGTCCGTCCTGCTGGACGCCGAGCCTCAGCTTTTCATCACCGACTTTAAAACCTCGTCTGATTTCTATACGAAGAAACTCGGATTTACCGTTGCGTTTGCCTACGGCGATCCGCCGTTCTATGGCCTGGTAGTTCGCGATGGCGCGCGGCTTGCCCTTCGCTGGGTCCATACATCGGTTATCCCTTCGGAACTGCGGGACAGCGAGGATCTCCTTTCTGCGTCGGTCACGCTTGACGATGCCAAGCCTCTCTATCTCGAATATGAAGCGGCTGGCGTCACGTTCCATCAGGCTCTTCGTACAGAGCCGTGGGGTGCACGAACGTTTATTGTTCGCGACCCGGACGGAAACCTGATCCTCTTTGCAGGAAAGGCTTGA
- a CDS encoding DJ-1/PfpI family protein — protein MRCVLLIHTHGRLEEANHADVVLFASGKEGVPAAISDATFMGAFQLDPSRQLIGSICAGAFILARLGLLPERRATTHPDARAALQAEGVELDERPFTSSGNVATAGGCLAALYLVGWVVERLFGTQKMLEALRPVLPAGQYGIYEGLVVSSIELGGTQYHGR, from the coding sequence ATGCGGTGTGTTCTGCTGATCCACACACACGGCCGACTCGAAGAGGCCAACCATGCCGATGTTGTGTTATTCGCCAGCGGTAAAGAGGGTGTGCCGGCTGCCATCTCGGACGCGACCTTCATGGGGGCGTTCCAGCTGGATCCAAGCCGTCAGTTGATCGGTTCTATTTGTGCGGGCGCGTTCATTCTTGCGCGGCTGGGCTTGCTTCCGGAACGCCGAGCGACAACACATCCTGATGCGCGAGCGGCCCTGCAGGCAGAAGGCGTGGAATTGGACGAGAGGCCGTTCACGAGCAGTGGCAATGTCGCGACGGCTGGCGGATGTCTTGCCGCACTCTATCTGGTCGGCTGGGTTGTCGAGCGCCTGTTCGGTACACAGAAAATGCTGGAGGCATTACGGCCGGTATTGCCTGCGGGGCAGTATGGTATCTACGAAGGGTTGGTTGTATCCAGCATCGAGCTAGGGGGCACGCAATATCATGGCCGTTGA
- a CDS encoding DUF2867 domain-containing protein, translating into MTKARAVPMPGDSVLAPLYAGADLSDAFAIRLPAEASDDLEALARIVFERQAWWIRALLRVRDVVMATVSVKSSHAVGLAGAARGPVIGFFPLLSKSATELVVGADDRHLDFRVTIQLRADTANGRELLAGTVVHCHNRLGRIYLATIAPFHRVIMRANLERAVREMRT; encoded by the coding sequence ATGACCAAAGCGCGCGCCGTGCCCATGCCTGGCGACAGCGTGCTTGCGCCGCTCTACGCGGGCGCAGACCTTTCAGACGCCTTTGCAATTCGACTGCCGGCAGAGGCCAGCGATGATCTGGAGGCGCTGGCACGCATCGTGTTCGAGCGGCAGGCGTGGTGGATTCGTGCACTCTTGCGTGTCCGCGATGTAGTGATGGCGACAGTCAGCGTCAAATCGTCTCACGCTGTCGGTCTTGCTGGAGCAGCGCGTGGGCCAGTTATCGGCTTCTTTCCGCTGCTGTCGAAGAGTGCGACGGAGTTGGTCGTGGGCGCGGATGACCGGCATCTCGACTTCCGCGTCACCATCCAGCTTCGCGCCGATACGGCAAATGGGCGCGAGCTGCTCGCGGGGACGGTGGTGCATTGCCATAACAGACTGGGACGTATCTATCTTGCGACGATTGCGCCGTTTCATCGCGTGATCATGCGGGCGAATCTGGAACGGGCGGTCAGAGAAATGCGGACTTGA
- a CDS encoding SDR family oxidoreductase: MRIFLTGATGFIGSALVPELIQAGHHVIGMTRSDDGARALDAVGVEVHRGTLEDPESLCSGAAKADGVIHTAFDHDFSRFVENCEKDKRAIAALGAALAGSDRPLVITSGTGMGSGQHGEPATEDVFDTSHPNPRIASELAGNALLEAGINVSVVRLPQVHNPFKQGLISPLIEFAREKGAVAYVGEGRNRWPAGHLSDVVRLYRLAVEARERGARYHAVGEEGVSSRDIAEALGRGLNLPVVSIAPEDAAAHYGWMAMFVGLDMPASSARTQARLNWHPTGPTLIADLNEARYV, translated from the coding sequence ATGCGTATTTTTCTTACGGGCGCGACAGGATTCATCGGTTCGGCTCTCGTTCCTGAGCTCATTCAGGCAGGCCATCATGTAATCGGTATGACCCGCTCTGACGACGGAGCCCGAGCACTGGATGCCGTCGGGGTCGAGGTGCATCGCGGAACTCTTGAAGATCCCGAGAGCTTGTGCAGCGGCGCCGCTAAAGCAGACGGGGTCATCCACACGGCCTTTGACCACGATTTCTCGAGATTCGTCGAGAATTGCGAGAAGGACAAGCGCGCCATCGCCGCACTCGGTGCCGCACTCGCAGGCTCCGACCGGCCCTTGGTCATTACCTCGGGGACGGGAATGGGCAGCGGTCAACATGGCGAGCCGGCCACCGAAGACGTCTTCGATACCAGCCATCCGAATCCGCGCATCGCATCCGAACTGGCTGGGAATGCGCTGCTGGAGGCGGGTATCAACGTGTCCGTGGTGCGACTGCCGCAGGTGCACAACCCGTTCAAGCAGGGCCTGATTTCACCGCTGATCGAGTTCGCTCGCGAAAAAGGCGCCGTGGCCTATGTGGGAGAGGGCCGCAACCGCTGGCCGGCGGGTCACCTTTCCGACGTCGTGCGCCTCTACAGGCTCGCCGTGGAAGCGCGTGAACGAGGCGCACGTTACCACGCGGTTGGCGAAGAAGGCGTCAGCAGTCGGGACATCGCTGAGGCGCTTGGTCGAGGCCTGAACTTGCCTGTCGTTTCGATCGCCCCGGAGGACGCAGCGGCACATTACGGATGGATGGCGATGTTCGTCGGTCTCGATATGCCGGCTTCCAGCGCCCGCACCCAGGCGCGGTTGAACTGGCATCCCACGGGTCCGACGCTTATCGCCGACCTCAACGAAGCGCGTTACGTTTGA
- a CDS encoding ArsR/SmtB family transcription factor — protein MRPIQENDVFHAIAHPARRAILITLKDGEQSVAQLAEPFKITFAAVSQHLRVLEEAELVSVRRDGRHRLYRVRPAPLKDVMSWVDEFAAFFSQRLDALGDYLDRTHGEESDR, from the coding sequence ATGCGACCGATTCAGGAAAATGACGTCTTTCACGCGATTGCACATCCGGCGCGCCGCGCGATTCTGATCACGCTCAAGGATGGCGAGCAATCAGTTGCCCAGCTTGCGGAGCCTTTCAAGATTACGTTTGCAGCGGTTTCGCAGCATCTGCGCGTGCTGGAAGAGGCGGAACTCGTTTCCGTACGCCGAGACGGTCGCCATCGGCTTTATCGCGTTCGCCCGGCACCATTGAAAGACGTCATGAGTTGGGTAGATGAATTCGCGGCCTTCTTCAGCCAGCGTCTTGATGCTCTTGGGGACTACCTGGATCGCACACATGGCGAAGAATCAGACCGTTGA
- a CDS encoding SRPBCC family protein, translating to MQQDKGTLVEDGEFATLTFRRVYRHSPARVWDAIATPDGLRGWLMCTHAVIEGRVGGRIEMISGPPAYHSTGEILVWDPPKVLEYEWNVSPVPEMPHGQHAIFRYELTQEGDATHLVVTYQKIGKEVAGGFLPGLHVFLDRLGAQLDGRILPDWMHLFNERIKQYPEWHGHATDSGK from the coding sequence ATGCAGCAAGATAAAGGTACGCTCGTCGAGGACGGCGAGTTCGCAACGTTGACATTCCGACGCGTTTATCGACATTCACCGGCGCGTGTGTGGGATGCAATTGCTACGCCGGATGGCCTGCGCGGCTGGCTGATGTGCACGCACGCAGTCATCGAGGGACGCGTGGGTGGGCGTATCGAGATGATCTCAGGGCCACCGGCTTATCACTCCACAGGAGAGATTCTGGTGTGGGACCCGCCCAAGGTGCTCGAATACGAATGGAATGTCTCCCCCGTCCCGGAGATGCCGCACGGTCAGCATGCGATCTTCCGATATGAACTGACGCAGGAAGGCGACGCCACGCATCTTGTGGTGACATACCAAAAGATAGGCAAGGAAGTAGCAGGCGGGTTCTTACCTGGGTTGCATGTATTTCTTGACCGCCTGGGGGCGCAACTGGACGGGCGCATCCTGCCAGACTGGATGCACCTCTTCAACGAGCGAATTAAGCAATACCCGGAGTGGCATGGTCATGCGACCGATTCAGGAAAATGA
- a CDS encoding dihydrofolate reductase family protein, which yields MRTLRVFESISIDGFFTGVGDDMSWAHAGSQDAEFADWVSGNAGSGGELLFGRKTYQMMEAFWPTPIAAQQMPLVAKGMNAARKYVASKTITPTWNNTTLLTGDLVEAIRSLKAGDGPDITVLGSGSVAAQLVAADLVDQFQFVILPIALGAGRSVFPKRCELRLVGERVFRNGNVVVTYAAR from the coding sequence ATGAGAACGCTCCGGGTATTCGAGTCAATTTCCATTGACGGATTTTTCACTGGTGTCGGCGATGACATGTCCTGGGCACACGCGGGTAGCCAGGATGCCGAGTTTGCTGATTGGGTCAGTGGCAACGCGGGTTCGGGCGGCGAACTGCTGTTTGGCCGCAAGACTTATCAGATGATGGAGGCCTTCTGGCCGACACCCATTGCGGCACAGCAGATGCCGCTTGTGGCGAAGGGCATGAATGCGGCCCGGAAATACGTGGCATCCAAGACGATCACGCCCACGTGGAACAACACGACGCTGCTTACGGGCGATCTCGTCGAGGCCATACGTTCCCTCAAAGCAGGCGATGGCCCTGACATCACGGTGCTAGGCAGCGGGAGTGTGGCGGCGCAACTCGTCGCGGCAGACCTGGTAGATCAATTTCAGTTCGTTATCCTTCCAATTGCGCTCGGTGCGGGGCGATCGGTGTTTCCAAAGCGATGCGAGTTGCGGCTCGTCGGCGAACGTGTATTTCGTAACGGCAATGTAGTCGTAACTTATGCAGCAAGATAA
- a CDS encoding NADH:flavin oxidoreductase/NADH oxidase family protein — protein sequence MNVFDKLTLPNGSIIPNRIAKAAMEENMADASQGPSEKLMRLYEAWANGGAGLLITGNVMVDSRAMTGPSGVVLENDTQLAKFARWAQIGRSKGAQVWLQINHPGRQMQANLGQPTWAPSAIPLDLGKLSKRFNTPLAMTQEIIDDVIVRFARTAQLAEQAGFTGVEIHAAHGYLLSQFLSPLTNRRTDEWGGSPANRARLLLEVVKAVRAVVSPQFSVAVKLNSADFQRGGFTADDARQVVKLLNGLKVDLVELSGGSYEAPAMQGEARDGRTLAREAYFVEFARDIRKVAEMPVMVTGGIRRRQVAEQVVKSGVDMVGVGTALAIEPNLPRAWQGGKDTAPQLSPITWKNKTLASLANMATVKFQLRKLSLGMKTDPKVSPLRALILQQTTDACRTRKYKRLMAQRTT from the coding sequence ATGAACGTGTTCGACAAGCTGACTCTCCCTAACGGTTCGATCATCCCCAACCGTATCGCCAAAGCCGCCATGGAAGAAAACATGGCGGATGCCAGCCAGGGTCCATCAGAGAAATTGATGCGGCTCTACGAGGCGTGGGCAAACGGCGGCGCCGGCCTGCTGATAACGGGCAATGTGATGGTCGACAGCCGCGCCATGACGGGACCCAGCGGCGTGGTCCTGGAGAACGACACGCAGCTGGCGAAATTCGCGCGCTGGGCGCAGATCGGCCGATCCAAAGGTGCACAGGTCTGGCTGCAGATCAATCATCCGGGGCGTCAGATGCAAGCCAATCTTGGCCAGCCGACATGGGCGCCTTCTGCGATACCGCTCGACCTGGGCAAGTTGTCCAAACGCTTCAATACGCCGCTCGCCATGACGCAGGAAATCATCGACGACGTGATCGTGCGATTTGCCCGTACCGCGCAACTCGCAGAGCAGGCGGGATTCACGGGCGTAGAAATTCACGCGGCCCATGGCTATCTGTTGAGCCAGTTTCTTTCGCCGCTCACGAACCGGAGAACGGATGAATGGGGAGGATCGCCTGCGAACCGCGCGCGTCTACTATTGGAGGTTGTCAAAGCGGTTCGTGCCGTGGTTTCTCCGCAGTTCTCCGTTGCCGTCAAGCTGAACTCAGCCGACTTCCAGCGCGGCGGCTTCACTGCCGACGACGCCCGGCAAGTCGTCAAACTGCTCAACGGTTTGAAAGTGGATCTGGTTGAACTGTCCGGCGGCAGCTACGAAGCACCCGCCATGCAGGGCGAAGCTCGTGACGGTCGCACGTTGGCGCGCGAAGCCTATTTCGTGGAGTTCGCACGCGACATCCGGAAGGTGGCGGAGATGCCGGTCATGGTCACCGGAGGAATCCGCCGTCGGCAGGTCGCCGAACAGGTGGTCAAGAGCGGTGTAGACATGGTCGGCGTGGGCACCGCTCTCGCGATCGAACCCAATTTGCCCCGGGCCTGGCAAGGCGGAAAAGACACTGCGCCGCAACTTTCGCCGATCACCTGGAAGAACAAGACGCTGGCGTCGCTCGCGAACATGGCTACCGTCAAGTTCCAGTTGCGCAAGCTAAGCCTGGGCATGAAAACCGATCCGAAGGTGTCACCGCTGCGCGCGTTGATTCTGCAGCAAACAACTGATGCATGCCGAACTCGCAAGTACAAACGTCTGATGGCGCAACGGACAACGTGA
- a CDS encoding alpha/beta fold hydrolase yields MGFVTTKDGVDIFYKDWGPRDAQVIFFHHGWPLSADDWDAQMLFFLAKGFRVVAHDRRGHGRSSQVWDGHDMDHYADDVAAVVNHLGVQKAVHVGHSTGGGEVIHYVARHGEDRVSKAVLISAVPPIMVKTESNPGGLPKQVFDDLQAQLAANRAQFYYDVPAGPFYGYNRPNAKPSEGTIWNWWRQGMMGSAKAHYDGIVAFSQTDFTEDLKSTTIPVLVMHGDDDQIVPYADSGPLSAKLARNGTLKTYPGFPHGMPTTNADTINADLLAFIEQS; encoded by the coding sequence ATGGGATTTGTCACAACGAAGGATGGCGTCGATATTTTCTATAAGGACTGGGGCCCGCGTGACGCGCAGGTCATTTTCTTTCATCACGGATGGCCGCTCAGTGCAGATGATTGGGATGCCCAGATGCTCTTCTTTCTGGCCAAGGGTTTCCGGGTCGTCGCGCACGACCGGCGCGGACATGGACGGTCGAGTCAGGTGTGGGACGGCCATGATATGGACCATTACGCCGACGACGTTGCAGCGGTCGTGAACCATCTCGGTGTGCAGAAGGCGGTACACGTGGGCCATTCCACGGGCGGCGGCGAGGTCATCCACTATGTCGCTCGCCACGGTGAAGATCGCGTTTCCAAGGCGGTACTCATCAGCGCAGTGCCGCCGATCATGGTTAAGACCGAGAGTAATCCGGGCGGCCTGCCCAAGCAGGTATTCGACGATCTTCAGGCGCAGCTCGCGGCAAACCGGGCGCAGTTTTACTACGACGTTCCCGCCGGCCCGTTCTACGGCTACAACCGGCCCAATGCGAAGCCTTCTGAGGGCACCATCTGGAACTGGTGGCGGCAGGGCATGATGGGTAGCGCGAAGGCCCACTACGACGGCATCGTCGCGTTCTCGCAGACGGATTTCACCGAAGACCTGAAAAGCACCACCATTCCCGTTCTGGTCATGCATGGCGACGACGACCAGATTGTTCCCTATGCGGATTCGGGACCGCTCTCGGCGAAGCTGGCGAGGAACGGTACGCTGAAGACCTACCCAGGTTTTCCTCACGGCATGCCGACGACCAACGCTGACACGATCAATGCCGATCTGCTCGCGTTCATCGAACAGTCATAA
- a CDS encoding MerR family transcriptional regulator, whose translation MKIGKLAELSGLSASRIRFYEASGVIKAVERTANGYRDYPSEALTILEIIASAQRAGFSLEQIRHLLPTDQGSWQHESLVEALKQKVTEIEEMQERLNQNRAQLLVAIESIENRPANLDCSDRKEWVLGRLRENGVVPERKKGSR comes from the coding sequence ATGAAGATCGGAAAACTGGCGGAACTCAGCGGCCTGAGCGCGTCTCGCATCCGCTTCTATGAAGCGAGCGGCGTGATCAAGGCGGTCGAGCGGACGGCGAACGGCTATCGCGACTACCCTTCGGAGGCGTTGACGATACTCGAGATCATTGCCAGTGCCCAGCGCGCAGGTTTCTCTCTTGAACAGATCCGGCATCTGCTGCCAACGGATCAGGGTTCGTGGCAACATGAATCGTTAGTCGAAGCGCTGAAGCAGAAAGTGACCGAAATCGAAGAGATGCAGGAGCGCTTGAATCAGAATCGGGCGCAACTACTCGTAGCCATTGAGAGCATCGAAAACAGACCGGCAAATCTGGATTGTTCAGACAGAAAAGAGTGGGTGTTGGGCCGTCTCCGCGAAAACGGGGTTGTGCCGGAACGGAAGAAAGGCTCGCGCTGA
- a CDS encoding acetoacetate decarboxylase, producing the protein MDRRFTQVEFGSHKVEVIEGGYYDRFRMNPNLDEVARDPAVGNIDFFRRIPKHQAESRGGPIWAPNFYYRTSSVQVLMLAPLERLRAALPAPLEPLRALPGYGLVALTFFSYAVCDNDPYDEVSVAVVIRWPGARGSHLAELLDSMRRRSFFAHVLALPVSTEIARVRGVYGYQLPKWLAAITVDLGAGVKAGISSLDGRPDLALSAPLPVLHSAVPQSQMGTSTMVHVIDGQWHQTSVQTNTLSFAQRILPRKVKLVRSGGPLSQLLDGLGVSTIVRFDVVKDAQVVLNLPTRLTAFD; encoded by the coding sequence ATGGACAGGCGGTTCACACAGGTCGAGTTTGGATCACACAAGGTTGAAGTTATCGAGGGCGGATACTACGACCGTTTCCGCATGAATCCGAATCTCGACGAGGTGGCGCGGGACCCTGCTGTCGGGAACATCGACTTTTTCCGCAGAATACCGAAGCATCAGGCCGAGTCACGGGGCGGCCCGATATGGGCGCCGAATTTCTACTACCGCACCAGCAGTGTCCAGGTCCTGATGCTAGCCCCGTTGGAGCGATTGCGCGCCGCGCTGCCGGCGCCTCTTGAGCCGTTGCGCGCATTGCCTGGCTACGGCTTGGTGGCGCTGACATTCTTTTCGTACGCCGTCTGCGATAACGATCCGTACGACGAGGTCTCGGTTGCCGTCGTTATCCGCTGGCCTGGCGCGCGCGGGTCCCATCTGGCCGAACTGCTCGATTCAATGCGGCGTCGAAGCTTTTTCGCGCACGTCCTTGCGCTCCCGGTTTCCACCGAAATAGCGAGAGTGCGTGGGGTGTATGGCTACCAGTTACCCAAATGGCTCGCCGCAATCACCGTTGATCTCGGTGCGGGCGTCAAGGCAGGTATATCGTCCCTCGACGGAAGGCCGGACCTGGCGCTGAGCGCGCCGCTACCCGTGCTACACAGCGCTGTGCCGCAATCTCAGATGGGGACGTCGACAATGGTGCACGTTATCGACGGTCAATGGCATCAGACTTCGGTTCAGACCAACACGTTATCGTTCGCTCAACGCATTCTCCCCCGGAAAGTAAAGCTGGTGCGTAGCGGTGGCCCGTTGAGCCAGCTTCTCGATGGACTGGGCGTCTCGACAATTGTTCGCTTCGACGTGGTCAAGGACGCGCAAGTGGTTCTGAATCTGCCCACGCGTCTGACGGCCTTTGATTGA
- a CDS encoding MerR family transcriptional regulator, whose amino-acid sequence MKIGELSERTGLTPSRIRFYERIGLLKTVQRQPNGYRTYPAEAMLVLDLVATAQKAGFSLDEIGMLLPPDPTQWQHGKLLETLRLKVQDIEALEARLAQSKTHLVSLIAEIEAKPAEIDCTTNAKRVLSRMRRGEMASPVLASGDVKALGKANRR is encoded by the coding sequence ATGAAGATCGGAGAACTTTCGGAGCGCACCGGACTGACCCCGTCACGTATCCGCTTCTACGAGCGCATTGGACTGCTGAAGACCGTCCAACGCCAGCCCAACGGGTATCGGACCTATCCCGCCGAGGCCATGCTGGTGCTCGATCTGGTTGCGACCGCGCAGAAGGCCGGCTTCAGCCTCGATGAAATTGGCATGCTGCTGCCGCCCGATCCGACGCAGTGGCAACACGGCAAGTTGCTTGAAACGCTCCGCCTCAAGGTGCAGGACATCGAAGCGTTGGAAGCGCGACTGGCGCAGAGCAAAACGCATCTCGTCTCGCTGATCGCGGAGATCGAAGCCAAACCGGCCGAGATCGATTGCACGACTAACGCGAAGAGAGTGCTGTCGCGAATGCGCCGGGGCGAAATGGCAAGCCCCGTCCTCGCGTCCGGCGATGTCAAGGCGCTAGGGAAGGCGAATCGCCGGTGA